From a region of the Gossypium raimondii isolate GPD5lz chromosome 10, ASM2569854v1, whole genome shotgun sequence genome:
- the LOC105776454 gene encoding transcription factor MYB14: protein MAKSVENRALKKGAWSPEEDKKLIAYIKRYGIWNWAEMAKPAGLQRSGKSCRLRWVNYLRPGIKHGNFTKEEEETIIDLHEKLGNRWSVIASKLPGRTDNEIKNHWHAHLSKRLKYDLNSLPDMSDAEIDQYSSFETDPPPTNVPNALISESSAATSTNSLPSSSSNPKQ, encoded by the exons ATGGCAAAATCAGTTGAAAATAGAGCTTTAAAGAAAGGTGCATGGAGTCCTGAAGAAGACAAGAAATTAATCGCTTATATTAAGAGATATGGGATTTGGAATTGGGCAGAAATGGCTAAACCAGCTG GATTGCAAAGGTCAGGGAAGAGTTGTAGGCTTCGTTGGGTGAATTATTTAAGACCGGGAATTAAACATGGGAATTTcactaaagaagaagaagaaacaattATTGATTTACATGAAAAGCTTGGAAATCG ATGGTCAGTGATTGCATCAAAGTTGCCCGGAAGAACCGATAATGAGATTAAAAACCATTGGCATGCTCACTTGAGCAAACGTTTGAAGTACGATCTGAATTCATTACCAGACATGTCCGATGCCGAAATAGACCAATATAGCTCATTCGAAACCGATCCCCCACCAACCAATGTTCCGAATGCATTGATTTCAGAAAGCTCTGCTGCAACTTCCACCAACAGTTTACCCTCCTCAAGCTCGAATCCTAAACAGTAA
- the LOC128034106 gene encoding classical arabinogalactan protein 11-like, whose protein sequence is MARQLVVLALVLIALTGVVSAAAPASDSKAAASSPGSSPAGAPAGASVDGNAAGSSPPSLATAPSPSGGVALEVSASTIVGVGAATVAGYVMF, encoded by the coding sequence atggcacGCCAACTTGTTGTTCTTGCTTTGGTTTTGATTGCCCTCACCGGCGTGGTTTCTGCCGCCGCACCTGCTTCCGACTCTAAGGCAGCCGCCTCATCCCCCGGTAGCAGCCCTGCAGGTGCACCAGCTGGGGCTTCTGTAGATGGCAATGCTGCTGGTTCCTCCCCTCCTTCTCTGGCTACAGCTCCAAGTCCTAGCGGTGGTGTCGCTCTTGAGGTCTCAGCGTCGACTATTGTCGGAGTTGGAGCGGCCACCGTTGCTGGCtatgttatgttttaa
- the LOC105776452 gene encoding E3 ubiquitin-protein ligase CSU1: MPQRHSKNNNDLAFFTYDEKRKLGYGTQKERLGKDSIKPFDACCLCLKPFIDPMSCQKGHVFCKECILECLLAQKKDIQRKLAAHAAQQKQEKEEEEERLILEKARELDAFDQQNHGALPQYNDKNHSRDKNGFHGANSVKVTSFEEEALRTMKAFWLPSATPEAPVKVDTPSTSTVCPEGKEKLKLKTLFPIYFTEDESEQKKSNLDKTYICPSCKVTLTNTLSLVAVSSCGHVFCKKCANRFMAVDKVCLVCDKPCRERNLVTLEKGGTGFAGHGDHLEATDFKHLGSGSGLGLVRPAAKT, from the exons ATGCCTCAACGTCACTCGAAGAACAACAACGATTTAGCCTTCTTCACCTACGATGAGAAGAGGAAGCTAGGGTACGGTACTCAAAAGGAGAGATTAGGAAAAGATTCCATTAAGCCTTTCGATGCTTGCTGCCTTTGCTTGAAACCTTTCATCGATCCCATGTCTTGCCAAAAAGGTCATGTATTTTGCAAAGAATGCATTCTCGAATGCCTTTTAGCCCAGAAAAAGGATATCCAAAG GAAACTTGCTGCCCATGCTGCTCAGCAGAAACAAGAGaaggaggaggaagaagagAGGTTGATATTGGAGAAAGCAAGAGAGCTGGATGCATTCGATCAACAAAATCACGGTGCCTTACCACAATACAATGACAAAAACCACAGCAGAGACAAGAATGGTTTCCACGGAGCAAACAGTGTCAAAGTCACATCTTTTGAAGAGGAAGCACTCCGGACAATGAAAGCATTTTGGCTTCCCTCCGCCACTCCAGAAGCACCTGTTAAAGTCGACACTCCTTCCACCAGCACAGTCTGTCCAGAGGGCAAAGAAAAACTCAAACTGAAAACCCTTTTTCCTATCTACTTCACTGAAGATGAGAGCGAGCAAAAGAAATCCAATCTCGATAAAACCTATATCTGCCCGAGCTGCAAGGTCACTTTGACCAACACATTGTCGTTGGTAGCTGTAAGTTCCTGCGGGCATGTCTTTTGCAAGAAATGTGCCAATAGGTTTATGGCTGTCGATAAAGTTTGTTTAGTCTGCGACAAGCCATGCAGAGAGAGGAATTTGGTTACTTTGGAAAAAGGAGGGACAGGGTTTGCTGGCCATGGGGATCATCTTGAAGCTACTGATTTCAAGCATTTGGGAAGTGGTAGCGGCTTGGGGCTTGTAAGACCTGCGGCTAAGACATAA
- the LOC105776455 gene encoding calcium-binding protein KRP1: protein MADAIVFEDFFPAMVDKLGAEGFMKELCNGFRLLMDGEKGMITFESLKRNLALLGLQDMDDDEVVCMLREGDLNGDGGLDEMEFCTLMFRLSPALMKSSKSLLEEALVTEV, encoded by the coding sequence ATGGCAGATGCTATTGTGTTCGAGGATTTCTTCCCTGCCATGGTGGATAAGTTAGGTGCGGAAGGGTTTATGAAAGAGCTATGCAATGGGTTTAGGTTGTTAATGGATGGGGAGAAAGGGATGATTACATTTGAGAGCTTGAAGAGGAATTTGGCTTTGTTAGGGTTACAAGATATGGATGATGATGAAGTGGTTTGTATGTTGAGGGAGGGGGATTTGAATGGTGATGGTGGGTTGGATGAGATGGAGTTTTGTACTTTGATGTTTAGGTTAAGTCCTGCTTTGATGAAAAGTTCAAAGAGTTTGCTTGAAGAAGCTTTGGTTACTGAAGTGTAA
- the LOC105776451 gene encoding putative cyclin-D6-1 isoform X2, producing the protein MEYFDLEDPFTTLKQHQFDTISTIFSSESDHMPCLNYLQCLTTCDFHVSFRQEAMSLVFQAQYCCNLDPYTPYLAVTYMDRFISKQEIPQGNPWVLRLLVIACISLAAKMKDMHFCYSNFQREEGFIFDASAIQRMELLVLDALNWRMRTITPFSFICFFISLFELKDPPLIQALKDRATHIIFQAGIASALLMASHELLPLQFPSFKASILCCEYVNEEKLLICFNAVMEMVTNKMDTISTSSTVTPISVLDCHCNKSETEVSEKKGIKRHKLIGFCSESKRVKMSHIQPCG; encoded by the exons atggagtACTTTGATCTTGAAGATCCATTCACAACCTTGAAACAACACCAATTCGATACAATCTCAACCATCTTCTCTTCAGAATCTGATCACATGCCCTGTTTGAATTACTTACAATGTTTAACAACCTGTGATTTCCATGTTTCTTTCAGACAAGAAGCTATGTCTCTCGTTTTCCAG GCACAGTATTGTTGTAACCTTGATCCATATACACCATACCTTGCTGTTACTTACATGGATAGATTCATTTCCAAACAAGAAATCCCT cAAGGTAATCCATGGGTTTTGAGACTACTTGTGATAGCTTGTATTTCGTTGGCTGCAAAGATGAAGGACATGCATTTTTGTTACTCTAATTTCCAg AGAGAAGAAGGGTTCATCTTTGATGCTTCAGCTATTCAAAGAATGGAGCTTTTGGTACTTGATGCGTTAAATTGGAGAATGAGAACCATAAcacccttttcctttatttgtttcttcatatctttgttTGAATTAAAAGATCCACCATTGATACAAGCATTGAAAGACAGAGCTACACATATAATCTTCCAAGCTGGCATTg CATCAGCTTTACTTATGGCTTCACATGAACTACTCCCATTGCAATTCCCGTcttttaaagcttcaattttgtgttgtgaatatgtgaatgaa GAGAAGCTGTTGATATGCTTTAATGCCGTGATGGAAATGGTGACAAACAAAATGGATACTATATCAACTTCAAGCACGGTGACACCCATTAGTGTTTTGGATTGTCACTGCAACAAATCAGAAACTGAGGTGTCTGAAAAGAAAGGCATCAAACGACATAAATTGATTGGTTTTTGCAGTGAAAGTAAAAGGGTGAAGATGTCCCATATTCAACCATGTGGATAA
- the LOC105776453 gene encoding uncharacterized protein LOC105776453, which produces MAELNKQEKVVVNGNEEEGEETRLLEGMAALDFDMLCSTVASQQTQGKWREIESSGEENAVGVLRMWEGEVVLDFMYDRRVALESACCPCYRFGKNMKRAGFGYCLLQGTVYFILLVSVFLNILAFMVTDRICFLYLAVAFTVSLGAYSGFFRMQIKRKFNIMGTDNLLDDCIYHLICPCCTLSQESRTLEMNNVQDGTWHGRGDICIGSHSEGNRPFFELHHPHPISIKIPEPCSMQSGLNGFR; this is translated from the exons ATGGCGGAATTAAACAAGCAAGAAAAAGTAGTTGTAAATGGAAacgaagaagaaggagaagaaacGAGGTTGTTAGAAGGAATGGCGGCGTTAGATTTCGACATGCTATGTTCCACGGTGGCTTCTCAACAAACCCAAGGCAAATGGAGGGAAATTGAAAGCTCCGGGGAAGAAAACGCCGTCGGCGTTTTGAGGATGTGGGAAGGTGAAGTTGTTCTTGATTTCATGTATGACCGCCGTGTCGCTCTTGAATCCGCCTG TTGCCCCTGCTACAGATTTGGGAAGAACATGAAGCGGGCTGGTTTTGGTTATTGCCTTCTTCAG GGAACTGtttatttcattcttcttgTTAGTGTGTTTCTCAACATCCTTGCCTTTATGGTCACCGACCGGATTTGCTTCCTGTATTTAGCCGTTGCTTTCACCGTATCTCTCGGTGCGTATTCGGGGTTCTTCCGTAtgcaaatcaaaagaaaattcaatattatg GGTACCGATAACTTGTTAGATGATTGCATCTACCATCTAATCTGCCCTTGCTGTACATTATCACAG GAATCCAGAACACTAGAGATGAACAATGTCCAAGACGGTACATGGCATGGTCGTGGTGATATATGCATAGGAAGCCACAGCGAAGGGAACAGACCATTCTTTGAGCTCCACCATCCTCATCCTATATCAATTAAGATTCCGGAGCCCTGCAGCATGCAAAGCGGTTTAAATGGTTTTCGATAA
- the LOC105776451 gene encoding putative cyclin-D6-1 isoform X1: MEYFDLEDPFTTLKQHQFDTISTIFSSESDHMPCLNYLQCLTTCDFHVSFRQEAMSLVFQAQYCCNLDPYTPYLAVTYMDRFISKQEIPQGNPWVLRLLVIACISLAAKMKDMHFCYSNFQREEGFIFDASAIQRMELLVLDALNWRMRTITPFSFICFFISLFELKDPPLIQALKDRATHIIFQAGIETNLLEFKPSTIAASALLMASHELLPLQFPSFKASILCCEYVNEEKLLICFNAVMEMVTNKMDTISTSSTVTPISVLDCHCNKSETEVSEKKGIKRHKLIGFCSESKRVKMSHIQPCG; encoded by the exons atggagtACTTTGATCTTGAAGATCCATTCACAACCTTGAAACAACACCAATTCGATACAATCTCAACCATCTTCTCTTCAGAATCTGATCACATGCCCTGTTTGAATTACTTACAATGTTTAACAACCTGTGATTTCCATGTTTCTTTCAGACAAGAAGCTATGTCTCTCGTTTTCCAG GCACAGTATTGTTGTAACCTTGATCCATATACACCATACCTTGCTGTTACTTACATGGATAGATTCATTTCCAAACAAGAAATCCCT cAAGGTAATCCATGGGTTTTGAGACTACTTGTGATAGCTTGTATTTCGTTGGCTGCAAAGATGAAGGACATGCATTTTTGTTACTCTAATTTCCAg AGAGAAGAAGGGTTCATCTTTGATGCTTCAGCTATTCAAAGAATGGAGCTTTTGGTACTTGATGCGTTAAATTGGAGAATGAGAACCATAAcacccttttcctttatttgtttcttcatatctttgttTGAATTAAAAGATCCACCATTGATACAAGCATTGAAAGACAGAGCTACACATATAATCTTCCAAGCTGGCATTg AAACTAATCTGTTGGAGTTTAAACCGTCAACCATTGCAGCATCAGCTTTACTTATGGCTTCACATGAACTACTCCCATTGCAATTCCCGTcttttaaagcttcaattttgtgttgtgaatatgtgaatgaa GAGAAGCTGTTGATATGCTTTAATGCCGTGATGGAAATGGTGACAAACAAAATGGATACTATATCAACTTCAAGCACGGTGACACCCATTAGTGTTTTGGATTGTCACTGCAACAAATCAGAAACTGAGGTGTCTGAAAAGAAAGGCATCAAACGACATAAATTGATTGGTTTTTGCAGTGAAAGTAAAAGGGTGAAGATGTCCCATATTCAACCATGTGGATAA